A window of Desulfobulbus oralis genomic DNA:
CGCCGCTGACAATGGCGCCCGCATGCCCCATACGGCGGCCTGGAGGCGCGGTGAGGCCGGCAATGAAGCCGACCACCGGCTTGTCCGGCATATTTTCCTTGATCCATTCGTAGGCGTCTTCCTCGGCATTGCCGCCGATCTCGCCAATCATGACCACAGCCTTGGTCTCGGGATCCTTTTTGAACTCCTTCAGGCAGTCAATAAAGCTGGTGCCGTTGATGGGATCGCCGCCGATGCCGATGCAGGTGGTCTGGCCAAAGCCGGCCAGGGTGAGCTGATTGACCGCCTCGTAAGTCAGCGTTCCGGAGCGGGAGACAACGCCCCAGGGGCCGCCAGGCTTGACGATGGAGGCCGGCATGATGCCGATTTTGCAGGCGCCCGGGGTCAGCAGGCCCGGGCAGTTGGGGCCGATCAGGCGAGTCTGCGGACGGGTCAGCAGGTAGTTTTTGACCTTCATCATGTCCAGTATCGGAATGCCTTCCGTGATGCAGACCACCAGCTCGATGCCTGCGTCAATGGCTTCCATGATGGAGTCGGCGGCAAAGCGCGGCGGTACGAAGATCATGGAGGCGTTGGCGCCGCTGGCCTTTCTGGCCTCGCGCACGGTGTTGAAAACCGGCACATCGTCCATCTTCTGGCCGCCTTTTCCGGGCGTTACGCCTGCTACGACCTTGGTGCCGTATTCAATGCACTTGCGGGTATGGAACATGCCCTCCGAGCCGGTGATGCCCTGGACGAGCAAACGGGTATTCTTGTCAGCGAAAATGCTCATGCTATCCTCTCAATGTATGGGGTTCTGTTGAACAGCGAGTGGGCCTTGAACTCACTTCACCATGGCTGCCACTTTTTCGGCAGCATCGTTCAGATCCTTGGCCGGGGTCAGCTTCAGGCCAGATTCGGATTCGGAGAGAATCTTGCGGCCCTCCGCCGAGTTGGTGCCTTCCATGCGCACCACGACCGGCACCGAGAGGTTCAGTTTTCTGGCCGCGTTGACCACGCCGTGGGCCAAAACGTC
This region includes:
- the sucD gene encoding succinate--CoA ligase subunit alpha, coding for MSIFADKNTRLLVQGITGSEGMFHTRKCIEYGTKVVAGVTPGKGGQKMDDVPVFNTVREARKASGANASMIFVPPRFAADSIMEAIDAGIELVVCITEGIPILDMMKVKNYLLTRPQTRLIGPNCPGLLTPGACKIGIMPASIVKPGGPWGVVSRSGTLTYEAVNQLTLAGFGQTTCIGIGGDPINGTSFIDCLKEFKKDPETKAVVMIGEIGGNAEEDAYEWIKENMPDKPVVGFIAGLTAPPGRRMGHAGAIVSGGKGTAAAKIEAMKRCGIHHCQNLGKLGELCKQVYKV